In Mycolicibacterium nivoides, the DNA window TCGAGGAAGGCGCCTGCCGGCCGGTGGTCGATACCGCAGGTGCGGTTGCCCTGCACATTGCTGTGCCCTCGCACCGGTGACGGCCCGGCTCCTTCGCGGCCCAGATTGCCGCGCAGCAGAAGCAGATTGACGATCTCCCGCACGCTGTCCACGCCGTGCTCGTGCTGGGTGACACCGAGGCACCAGCTGATGATGCTGCGGTCGGCGTCGCAGTAGATCTTTGCCGCCTTGCGGATATCGGCCTGGCGCACACCGGATTTGTATTCGATCTCGTCCCATGAGGTGGCCACACAGACCGCGCGGTAGTTCTCGAATCCAGCGGTGTAGCGGGCGATGAACTCGGCATCCAGCGCCTTGGGGTCGATTTCCGCGTGTTCCAGAACGGCTTTGGCGATGCCGCGGATGAGCGCCATGTCCCCACCGATCCGGGGCTGCAGGTTCAGCGTGCTGGTCTTGGTGGACTTGAAGGTGGCCATCCGCAGGAAGTCGTGCGGGATGATGGTCTTGGTGGCGCCGGCTTCGACCAGCGGGTTGATGTGCACGACCTGCGCACCGCGCCGGTAGGCCTCGGACAGCGCGGTGAGCATGCGCGGCGCGTTGGAGGCGGCGTTGACGCCGATGATGAACAGCGCGTCGGCGGTCTCCCAGTCCTCGAGGTCGACGGTGCCCTTGCCCGTTCCCAGCGCTGCCTGCAGCGCCCGCCCGCTCGCCTCGTGGCACATGTTGGAGCAGTCCGGCAGATTGTTGGTGCCGAGCTCGCGGGCCATCAGCTGGTACAGGAACGTGGCCTCGTTGCCCAGCCGGCCCGACGTGTAGAACGCCGCCTGGTTCGGGTCGTCCAGATCCGCCAGTGCCCGGCCGACCACATCGAACGCGTCGCGCCAGCTGATCGGTTCGTAGTGATCGGTCCCGGAGTTGTAGATCATCGGTTCGGTCAGCCGGCCCTGGTCTTCGAGGGCGAAATCGCTCCAGGTCGCCAGTTCGGAGACGGTGTGCCGGGCGAAGAATTCCGGACCGCAGCGCTTGTGCGTCATCTCCCACGTGACGTGTTTGATGCCGTTCTCGCAGATGTCGAGTTTGAGGCCCTTCATGTCGTCGGGCCAGGCGCAGCCCGGACAGTCGAAGCCGCCGTCCTCGTGGTTCATCTTCATGATCGCGCGGGGGCCGTCGATGGGCTCGCGCTCGCGGATCAGGAACCCGGTGACGCTCTTCGCCGCGCCCCATCCGGCCGCGGGGTGATGGTAGGGGTGGAATTCCGGTTGGTCGTGCCCCTCGGCGTCGGTGCGCTGCTCGGTGCCCCGGTCTGTCATGAGTCAAGTCTGCGCGCCTGCGAACGGCCGCGTCCAAGGAATGTTTCCGACGATGCGATAAGCCGCGCCTATCGTCCGTGGTCGAATGGCTCATGCTGTTCCGCCAGCTCGAATACTTCGTCGCGCTCGCCCGCGAGAAGCATTTCGCCCGCGCCGCGAGCGCGTGCTACGTATCGCAGCCGGCATTGTCGGAAGCCATCCGCAAACTGGAGAACGAGCTCAAGGTTCCCCTGGTACGTCGTGGGCAGAGCTTCGAAGGCCTGACACCCGAGGGTGAGCGGCTGGTGTTGTGGGCACGCCGGATCCTGGCCGATCACGATGCCCTCATCCATGAAGTCACCGCATTGCAGACGGGCCTCACCGGAGAGCTGCGGCTCGGCGTCATCCCCGCGGCCTCGAGCACCGTGGCACTGCTCACCGATCCGTTCTGCGCCGAACATCCGCTGGTGCGGGTGCAACTGGAGAGCAGCCAGCGCTCGGCAGGGATCGTGGAGCGTCTCCGCCGGTTCGAGCTCGACGCGGGCATCATCTACCCGGACGGGCAGAACACCACCGGCCTGCTGGTCACACCGCTCTACCAGGAGCGCCAGGTGCTGATCGCCAGCAGCGAGTTGCTGACGAGCCAAGCGGATCCGACCACCTGGGCCGACGCGCTGCAACTACCGCTGTGCCTGCTGAACAAGGGGATGCGCGGCCGTCAACTCCTCGACGACGTGCTGGCCGGCCAG includes these proteins:
- a CDS encoding FdhF/YdeP family oxidoreductase, producing MTDRGTEQRTDAEGHDQPEFHPYHHPAAGWGAAKSVTGFLIREREPIDGPRAIMKMNHEDGGFDCPGCAWPDDMKGLKLDICENGIKHVTWEMTHKRCGPEFFARHTVSELATWSDFALEDQGRLTEPMIYNSGTDHYEPISWRDAFDVVGRALADLDDPNQAAFYTSGRLGNEATFLYQLMARELGTNNLPDCSNMCHEASGRALQAALGTGKGTVDLEDWETADALFIIGVNAASNAPRMLTALSEAYRRGAQVVHINPLVEAGATKTIIPHDFLRMATFKSTKTSTLNLQPRIGGDMALIRGIAKAVLEHAEIDPKALDAEFIARYTAGFENYRAVCVATSWDEIEYKSGVRQADIRKAAKIYCDADRSIISWCLGVTQHEHGVDSVREIVNLLLLRGNLGREGAGPSPVRGHSNVQGNRTCGIDHRPAGAFLDRLAEVCGIDPPREHGMDTVHTIEAMHRDEIKVFVGMGGNFASAAPDTAYTFAGLQKCGLTVQVSTKLNRSHVIHGHRALILPCLGRTEKDHQKAGVQSTSVEDSMSMVHLSVGMKKPASPHLMSEPAIIAGIARAALPSSGTPWSWYVEDYDRIRDTMAKVLNGFEDFNRRVRLPLGFRIKQPARELIFLTPSGRAEFSAVDLPDDSTAPGTLILATLRSHDQWNTTIYSDNDRYRGVKNLRTLVFMNAQDMAERGIKELDDVDIVATARDGSTRSLRRYKAIPYGIPRGCAAGYMPEMNVLCAIGDYSTQSDQPIMKNVKVRVSLSAPA
- a CDS encoding LysR family transcriptional regulator encodes the protein MLFRQLEYFVALAREKHFARAASACYVSQPALSEAIRKLENELKVPLVRRGQSFEGLTPEGERLVLWARRILADHDALIHEVTALQTGLTGELRLGVIPAASSTVALLTDPFCAEHPLVRVQLESSQRSAGIVERLRRFELDAGIIYPDGQNTTGLLVTPLYQERQVLIASSELLTSQADPTTWADALQLPLCLLNKGMRGRQLLDDVLAGQGLTPMPRLEADSVVSLMAHVSTGRWASIVGQTWLRTLRTPDGVRVVPLDDPPVTATVALVTSAAEPGSVLARALVKTALEVPVGQLLGP